The window AGGCATCAAGCCCGAACAGGTCACCGGCGAGTCCGTGATCATCGGCCGCCGCACCTGCCCCGTCAAGCAGGTCGGGCAGGCCATCACCCGCCAGGACCGTCGCGATTTCAGCGCCGGTGAAGTTCTCCGGGCCATGACCCAGCTCGGCTTCACCTGCCCCAACCTCCGCCAGAGCGCCGCGCCCACCCGTGTCACCACCCATTCCAGCAGGCTTCCGCGATGCTCGGCGCCCCTGTCACTATCTGACCGGCGAGCGGCTGCGCGCCGCCACCAACACCAGTGAGGGTCCGGCCGGCACATGCCGGCCGGACCCTCACCGCATTACCGCGGTCCGTCAGCGCGCCGCGTAGCAACTCACTGGTCGCAGCAGCTGAGATCACCCACGGTCCAAGCGCTGGCGTGCGGGCCGCCACGCGGCACGTCCCGCCTGTCTTCGGGATCCCCACGGCGCCGTGCAGAATCCGCCCACATGCAAAGGCAGATGCGTGGGCGCCTGCCCCTCACACGTCGTAGCGGTGAGGACGGCGGAGCACTCGTTGAGACGGGCCGACTCCGCCCCGACCGCGGACACCCCCGGTCACCGGCAGCCCCGGGAGCCCCGGGAGCCGGCCGACCCGTGACGACAGCACCACCGGCGACCACGGCCAGTACAAGGGGGTGGTGAAGCCCGTCTGACTTGGGACTGTGCGAGTGCGTGCCCGTCGTTTTAAGCCATGCCGACCATGGTGCCAAGCATCCGGACGCTCATACTGCGATTGACAGGGCCGATGCCCGAGCGATGACGTGGGCTTGCAGTCAGAGCCGGCCAGCACGTTGCCGGGGTGGGGGTCGGCATGGAAAGTCCGCTCATTTTCCCCGCCCGCTCAAGCCTTCAGTGTGCGAGGTGAGCCAGGGCCGCGGTCAGCCCCGGCTGGACCACGAGGACCTTCGCGGTGCCCGTGACGGCGAAGCGTCGCTCGGCTTGATCGCTCAACGGACCGACGCGTATCAGTGTTCTTCCGCAGGCGGACAGTGAGCGGGTGCCCCAAAAGAGGCGCGTCGCAGAAGGCCAGGCCGGCCACGTCGGCTGTCACCGGGTCCCCGGAAGCGACGGCTTCACCGAAAGCAGCTTCCAGCCGCTCGCTCGTATCCGGGCCGGCACTCCCCCCCAGGGCCACTTACGAATGCCCGGGGGAGGGATAACGGGTACTGATCACCATCAGTTCTTCAGGTGCTGGCCGGGCGGAATACACCCCTCCAGGATTCCACCCCCGCCCCCCTGCCCGAGGTCTGGGGGCAGGGCAGGTCTGGGGGGAAGGCAGCCGTGTGGGGTGCGGCCGTTCAGTCCGTAGGTGCCGATTGGGCGGTGCGGCGGTATTCGGCGTTGATGCGCTGTGCTTCCTCGAGCTGGTCCTCGAGGATGACGATGCGGCAGGCCGCCTCGATCGGCGTCCCGTTGTCCACGAGTTCCCGGGCCCGGGCCGCGATGCGTAGCTGGTAGCGGGAGTAGCGGCGGTGGCCGCCCGGGGAGCGGAGTGGGGTGATGAGTCTGGCTTCGCCGATGGCGCGGAGGAAGCCCTGGGTGGTGTGGAGCATGTCGGCGGCGCGGCCCATGGTGTAGGCGGGGTAGTCGTCGTCGTCGAGACGGCCGAAGGAGTCGTCTGCTGTCATTTGCACCTCTTCTTGATTGAACGCGTGGAGGGGCCCCGGTGCCATATTGCACCGGGGCCCCGAAGGAACTGCTACACCATCTGCCGGCCCTTGTCGTGCGCCGGCCTTCTGTTTCCGCATGCCCGGCCGTGATGGTGCCGGGTGTGCGGGGATCGCGGTTGCTTGACCGGAGACCACCTCACTATCGATGTCCTGCGGTACCCGGGCTCAGACTTCTGCCCGGGCGATCCTGATGGCGCTCAACTCCTCCGTTCTTCCCTCTGGGGATCAACTGCGAACTGCGGGTACTGCTGGGTACTGCGAACTGCTCTATGGCCTTGTCGAAGCGCCACACTTCCGGCAGCCAGCCCCGTCGCCTGTTGTGCGTCTGCTGTGGCTTGGAACCCCGCTGCCGAACTTCCCGGTACGCGCGCCGCAGCCTGACGCCTTTACCGAGGAACCACTGGTACTGCCGACTGCACTGCGTACTGCTCGTGGCGGCCCCTGATTACCGCGGGCCACCCGGTCCGGCCGCCAGTCCCGTCGCCGTCGTGCAACCACCCTGGCTCCGAAACTCCACCACCGCACCGTCCTGCGAACCGCAACTGCGGGTACTGCTGCCGGGCAGTTCGTCCCTGCCCGGCCCTGCTGTCCTCCTGGCTACGACAGAAACCATAACCACACCACAGCCCAATGTCTACTCCAGTCGGCACAGATTTTCAGAGTGTGCGTCAGGGAGGTATTCGACTGCGGAGCACGCAGAGACGAACGTAAGCCTCTCCGGCATCAGAGCCGCTGGGAGTCCTGCCGGGTCAGCACCGCAGGCAGAAGGGGAGCGAGGTTCTCGAGCACGGCGCAGTCCGGCACTCGCCGGCGCGCGGAGCTCCGCGCCCGGTGGTCACGGCAACCGCCGATCACGTAGGCCCGCTGACGCGGGACGGGTGTGCACAGCGGGGCGGGTGTGCACAACGGCCCACGCCGATACCCCCGCGGCCTCGAAGGTGATGGTCAGGACAAGGGTGGCGTCATGCTCCGAGTCGGGCCGGGGCCGCGTTGTCCGTCGCGGGCGCGGGAAGCGCGGGCGGTGCCGGGGCGGTCGAGGGTGTGGTCAGCTGCCGGCGGTGGCTGTGGCGACGTTCGCGTGGATGGCGAAGACCTGGTCCAGGCCGACGATGCGCAGTATGCGGGCGGTGTGGGCGGGGACCGTGGCAAGGGCGATGCGGGCGCCGTGTTCAACGGCCTGGCTCCGGGCCGAGATCAGGGCACTGATACCGCTGGAGTCGCAGAAGGCCAGATCGGCCAGGTCCAGGACCAGCAGTTGTCCCGCGGTGAGAGTCAGGCTGTCCACGGTCCTGCGCAGTTCGGGCGCCGTCTCGTAGTCGAGGTCACCGGTGATCTCCAGTACGGGACCGGTGACGGCGTCTCGGACAGTGATCGTCAACGGTCTCATGTCAGGTCTTCCTTCGCGCTGGTGGGAAGGGTGGCGGGGATGCCGAGAGCGAGGAGGGCGGTGTCGTCGTCGAGCCCGTCGCCGAAGGAGGTGAGGAGGCCGCTCAGGGCGGTGATCAGGGCCTGCGGGCCCGCCGGAGGCTGGGCGGCGGTGAAGGCCCGCAGGGCGTCCTCGCCGTACCGTTCGCGATCGGGTCCGGTACGGGCCTCGGTCAGGCCGTCGGTGTACAGGAGCAGGGTGTCGCCGGGCAGGAGCCGGGTGCGGGCGGCGACGAACGGTGCCTGGGGCAGGACACCGACGAGCAGCCCGCCGGGGGTGGGGAGGTAGTCGGCGCTTCCGTCCGCGTGCTGGATCAGCGCGGACGGATGGCCTCCGGAAGCCAGGTGTACGCCGGCGTGGTGGTCGCCGATTTCGAGGATGCCGAATACGGCCGTGCAGTAGCGTCCCTCGCCGCCGGCGTACCGGTCGTGCAGCACTGTGTTCAGTGTGCTCAGCGTCCTGACGGGGTCGGCGTTGTGCAGGGCGGCGGCCCGCAGGGTGTAGCGGGCCAGCGAGGTGACTGCTGCGGCCTGGGGGCCCTTGCCGCACACGTCACCGAGGAAGAACGCCCACCTCCCGCCGTCCAGGGGGAACAGGTCGTAGAAGTCCCCGCCCAGCAGATCCGGGGAGGCGGTGTGGTAGTAGGAGTCTGCCTCCATGCCTGGAACGGCGGGAAGCTCGGCGGGCAGCAGGCTCTGCTGAAGGACGGCGAGCGCTTCCTGGAGGCGGAGGCGGTCGGCCTCGGACTGCCGACGGGCTTCCTCAGCCGCCTTGCGGCCGCGCAGCAGCTCCGCTTCGTACGCGCGGCGGTCGCGGGCGTCGAAGACGGTGGTGCGGATGAGCGTGGGCTCGCCGTTCTCGCTGGTTTTCACCTTCGAGGTGACCAGCACCGGTATCCACTGCTCGCCGGCGGTCTTGATGTCCATGGCGATGCCGCTGACCTCGCCCTTCATCTGCAGCAGCGGCGCGAAGTGAGTCTCGTGATACAGCTTGCCGCCTACGGTCAGCATGTCGGCGAACCGCATCCGGCCCACCACCTGTGACCGCTTGAGGCCCAGCCAGTCCAGCAGCGTGGTGTTGATTTTTGCGATGGTGCCGTCCATCAGCGTCGACAGGTACCCGCATGGGGCCTGCTCGTACAGTTCCTCGGCGCTGTCCTCCAGCAGTGATGTGAACGCCGCGTCCGTGGAATCCACATCGTGCTCCTCGCCCGGCTCGGGCACCGATGGGCCGGTGCGGCACATCACCGGGCTGCTCCCATGAAGTCGGTGATCGCTTCCGCGGTGGCCTGCGGCGCGCTCAGCTGCGGGCAGTGTCCCGTAGCCTCCAGGGTCACCAGGCGGCTGTCGGGGATGACGTCGCGGACGTAGGCGCCAACCTCCCTGGGAGCGATCACGTCCTGCCTGCATTCCAGGATCAGCGTCGGCACCGTGACCGTCTTCAGGTCCTGGCGGCTGTCGGAGAGGAACGTCGTGCGGGCGAAGACGCGGGCCATGTCGGGGTCGGTCGCGCAGAACGAGTTCGTCAGTTCCTGGCCGAGTTCCGGCCGGTCCGCGTTGCCCATGATCACCGGGGCCATCGCAGCCGACCAACCCAGATAGTTCGACTCGAGCGACTCCAGCAGCTCGTCGATGTCCTCGGCGCTGAACCCGCCCCGGTACCCCTCGTCGTCGATGTAGCAGGGCGAGGGCGCGACCATCACCAGCCGGGAGATCCGCTCCGGCGCCTTTGCCGCCGTGAGCACCCCCACCATCGCACTGACCGAGTGCCCCACGAACGTCACATCCCGCAGGTCCAGCTCATCGGCCACCTCCAGCACGTCTTGGGCGTAGCCCTCCAGCGAGCTGTAACGACGCTCGTCCCAGGCCGACGGGTCCGCCCGGCCCGAACCCACGTAGTCGAAGAGCACCACCCGGTAGCGCTCAGCCAGCGCAGGGACCACCAGGCGCCACAGGTTCTGATCGCACCCGAACCCGTGAGCCAGCAGGAGCACCGGTCCGTCCGCACGGCCTGTGACGGTTACGTTGTTCCTGCGACGGATATCCATACCCGCCAGTTTCCCATTCCCTGCCCCGCCTGAGGCAGCGAGCCCGGCGCTCCGGCTTCCTTACGGAAGGCCACGAGTTCAGCCTTGGCGTTCACCGATGCCCGAGGCCGATCGCCGCCGTCCCTGCCGTGCACCGCAGACTTCTCACCCGATGCCCGAAACCGCGGCATGCTCGCGCAAGGACTCCCCCCATGTCCACACCGGTTTCCGCGGCGATCCAGTAACCGGCCTCGTGGTTCACCAGGCCAGCCGCGGCCGCCCCAAGGCCGCCCACCGCCCGCCGGATCGTCCCGGCCACCTCGTGCGGCCCGGACCGCGTCTCCACCCTCGGTTCGACTCAAAGCCCCTTTGTCCGCTATGGGGGGTTAGCCTGGCTTTGAGAGGAGTTCCTATGAGTAATCTCACGAGTGCTGTCATCGAGGCCCACGGCGGCTTGGAGCGTTACAACCAGTTCAGCACCGTCACTGTGCATTTCCGTTCCGGCGGCGCCCTGTGGGGGCTGAAAGGGCACGAAGGCGTGTTCGATCACGCCGGAGTACGGCTTGACCTGCACCAGGAGCACGCCAGCCACTATCCGTTCAAGGAACCGGACCTGCACACGTCCGTCACTCCCGAGCGGGTGGCTGTCGAGGACAACGCGGGTGAGGTGAAGGCCGAGCGGCTCGACCCCCGTGCGGCATTCGCAGGGCACTCCCTCGAGACCCCGTGGGACGACCTGCACGTCGCGTACTTCGCGGGCTACGCGATGTGGACCTACCTCACGTCCCCGTTCACCTTCGCCGCCCCGGATTTCCAGACCGAGGAACTGGCCTCCGTCACGGAGGACGGGCAGACCCTACGGCGCCTGAAGGTCTCCTTCCCCGACCGCATCGCCACGCACTGCCAAGACCAGATCTTCTACTTCGATCAGGACGGGCTGCTGCGCAGGCACGACTACACCGCCGAGGTCATCAATGCCGGCGCGGTCGCGCACTACTGCTCGGAACACAAGGACTTCGACGGCATCGTGGTGCCGACCCGCAGGCGCGTCCACCCCCTGGCCGAGGACGGCACCGTCAACGCCGGCCTGGAGCTGGTCACCATCGACGTCGAGAGCGCCCTGTTCATCTGAGGTGTGGCGATCCGGACAGCCGGGCGCCGCGGACAGCCGGGCGCCGCGGACGGCCGGGCCAGAGGCGACGCATGAGGACGGCGCTCGTCGAGGCGCGTCGGACCGAGCGCCGGAGCCGGCCGGTGCACATCACTTCGGCCCGGGTCCCTCGGCGATGACCTGCATGATCTCGGCGAGGGACTGCACCTGCTGCGGAGTGAGCCTGCCCAGGACCGCCTCGCGCACAGCACGCGCGTGACCGGGGCGGCTTCGTCGACTGCCGCCCGGCCCTCATCGGTCAGTACCGCGTACCACGAACACCTTTCGCTTGCCGGAGGGCAGATCCCCACGGCGCACCAGGCCGCTCCTCTTCCAGGCGTCCGACCGCCCGCGTGAGACGAGGGGGAGTCATCCGCACATCCCCGGACAGCCCCGCCATCCGCATGCGCTGCCGCGGAGGCTGGGCACGCGTGACGGGCACGTCGCAGCACAGGTGCGGTATCCCGGCGCTGCTGCGGGTACGGCGGCCGGGGTGTCGAGGCGAGCAGCGTGGCGGCCTGGGTGCAAGGACCGCCGGTTATGCCGCTCCCTGGCCGTCGGCCGACGAGTCTCCTCGCAGACGCCGGGGTGCCCGGCGCTGCCGGGCTCCTCAGATGATCCGGCCTGCCGCCCGCCAGGGGACGTGCTGTGGTGTATGTCCACCCCTGCTGGTGCGGCATGAATTCGAGGTCGTGATCAGCGTACTCACGGCCGGTGGAGGCGCCGGCAAAGGACTGTCCCGCTGCCGCACCCTCTGCTGTGCGACATCGCGAAGGGGCGAGAGGCTTACCCGGGCGCGCGAGGATCCGCAGACACCGCCCGAAGGCGATGACCCATCCAGCTGTTGCCGCGTCACATACTGGCAGCGGTCACCACGAGGCCCAGGGTGGCCGCACCTGCCGAGTCGGCCACGTGACCGCTGCGCCACGGGCAAGCAGAAAACCCGGCCGCCTGTCGAGCCAAAACCTCCGCGCCCGCCCTCGCAGCGGGTCCAGGCCTGCGTCGCGGCGCTGCGGACAGGCGGCCCCGTGTGCCCGAGCGCCGCGCCGGCAGAGTCGCGCGCCACGGCACGGCCGCCCTGGATCCGGCGCGCCTCACGCCCGTGAATGCCCCCGGGCCGGGGCGACGGGCCGGGCAGCCAGGGCCAGGCCGAGCCTTTGCTCCCGGAGTTCCGCCCACCGGGATTGGTGCGCCCGCCCCCGTCGCCGGCCATGGCGGCGAACGGGCGGGGAGCGGGCGTCCGATCCCCCACGTCCGGTTGCCGTGGGCAGCCTCACGGCCGGCTCGCTACACCCGCTCCCCTCCGGTCCGGCAGCCCCGCTATGGCGCCGCCTGCCGGGGTGGGCGCCCAAGGCGCTCACCCCGGCCGCCCCGCACCCCTACGCGCAGCACCGCCTCGGACCCGTGGTGCGGCGCCGCGCCTTGACGGCCTCAGCTGGAGGACGGGTTCTTGCCAGGCGGGCTAGGACCAGGAGGGGATGACGTAGTAACTCTTCACCGGGACCGGCAGGTTGGCCTGGTGCAGGCCGGTGACGTTCCCGTAGGGCTGGGTGCAGTCTTCGCCGAAGAAGGCCACGACGGAGGCGTACTTGAAGTTGGCCACGGAAAGGGCCGGCTCCGACAGGTTCGTGCACTGGGTGTCGGTGGCGGGGATGGGATACACCGTGCCGGTGTAGTCCGCCCCCGAGTAGAAGTTGGCCTGACCCCAGGGAATTGTGGCGGCTGTGGCGGGCTGGGCGACCGCGGCGCCGACGAGCAGGGCGGCTCCCGAAAGGGCGACGGCGGAACCGGCGAGACGCTTACGCATGGTCATGTGTGTACTCCTTCGCGCACGAACGTGGCAGCAGGCCGCCGCCGGTGAACCACTCCACCACGACAAACCAATCTGCTTGATTGAGCAAGTATCTATCGGGTATTCAAGATCCGCTACTCAGCGAACAGTTGACATGCGTCACACCAGGAAGGTGCAGCGGAAGAAAGCTCGCCAAGCACCAATGCCCTCCCGCCGGCGAAACGAACTCGTACACGGTCACGGTCACGGTCACGGCGGGACGCCGGGCTCCGGTCCGGCGATCATGGCCGTGGTGGGGAACGCGACGCGCACAGCGATCACCGGCGACCGGAGGATCACGGGATTCTCGGCCCCTGTGCATGCGGAACTCAACCCCGGGGAGGGCCCGTTACGGCATGAACGGCACCAGGCCAGGCTGCGTCCAGGCCGCGGAAGCGTGCCGTGCGTGCTGGTGCCAAGCACCGGATGGTGTCCCGTCGACCGGCTCCCGGCCACACTCGTGCACCCCCGCCACAGGGTCACTCATGACGTTTCGGCCATCCGGTTCGGCGTCAAGGACCGCTCGACGGTCACCCGGCCTGCCGGCGAGGCGCGCCCGCCCATGCTCACCGGGCAAGGGTGCACCGTCAGCCCGTCAGCCCGTCAGCCCGTCAGCCCGTCAGCCCGTCAGCCCCGAGGAGCGGCTGCGCTCCCTGGCCGAGGCTGCGGAGCGCCTCGGCCAGGCCGGGAAGAGCGGCATCACCGACAAAACCGGGATCCGGATCCGCCGCCCGGCCGCCGGCAGCAATGACCGGGGGGATGTTCTTCTCCGGCCAGGAACAAGCAGAACACCGTAACGGGCCATGGTCCCCACCGGCAGGGACGGGCGACTGCTGTTCTGCAGCCCGACCGGACCCGGCAGTTGCGCGGACATCACCCACGCCCGCGAGTGAGGGCTGGTGGGCTTTGTTCGTGAGAACCGGCTCTGGCTCAACTTCTGTGAAAGCTATCGCTCGGGGAAATCGCGGCCCGATCGTCAGCCTTCCTGTGTCAAAGCAGCGAGGTCGTGACGGTTGGCGACAACCGCTCGACCGCAGCCTGGAGGCAGACGGTTCGCCACCATCTCCACGGCTGCCTCGGCGGTGTCGGCTTCACCGACCAATTCCACCCTGGACGGTCCTGCCACGACGTACCCTCCACCCCGTCGCGGGGCTATGCAGGGCACCTCCCACGTGCGGGGGTGCTCAGTGCACCGGCTGAAGTGCAGCTCCCACATGCCAACCCGGGGAAAGAGCTGCCGCAGCCTGGGTTCGGCGTAGGCGGCGCGCACCAGATCACCGTCCACGCGATCCGAAGCGAGCAGACTCATCCACTCGGCCTCGGTGATGACGTCCTCCGCCATGCCTGTTGAATCCATAGGAGCAGGGTGTCAGAACCATGCATCGAGCCATGGGGAGCGAGGCAAGCACCTTGCTCGCGGCAGGTGCAGCACCCCGACTCCACACAACCTGAGGCAGAATCCGAGAAATGAAGTCAGTCTGATGCCCAAGCGTCCGGGATGATCGAGGGAGGAGTCTCGGATCTGCGAGGGAAGGAACAGCGCGAAGGCGATCAGCGGGCTGAGCCCGGAGAGGACGGCCCGCCTTGAAGTGCTCGTCGACGAGTGCCGGCCACTGTTGACAGGGGACTGCCGGATGGCGCCCGTGCAGCGGCTGCTGAGTGAGCGCCGGGTCGCAGTGCTTGATGCGGTGGTGATCACGCGTGAACTGCTCGGGGCGTGCCCCCGTCGCTCGCGGAGGCGAAGACCGTCGTTCTGACGAGCCCGGGCAGAGGGCGTGAGCTGAGGGTGCACGAGCAGTTCACGGACGGCTTGGAGCGGAACGGTGCCCTCGGGCAGGGACAAGTACCCCAGCGCTGTCGAGACTCGGGAACATCACCCGACCGTGGATCTGGGTGCCTCCCAAGCCCGTGAACAACTGACGGCACCACTGGGGCTCTGGCTCGACTTCTGTGACGGGGCCACTCTGAGTGATGCTTCCCCAAAATCCGAGGCGGCGGAGCGACGGCAGCTCGTATGATCGCGGCAGGGATGGGGCTCGTAGCGCAGCGGTTGTGGCGCCTTCACGGCATGTAGGAGGACGCCGGTTCGAATCCGGCCAGCCCCCTCCCAGCTTCATCTTGAGGACCAGGCGCTTCTCCTTCTTCTCGACCTCGGACGCGGCTCGGTTGTCTCCCCAAGTGACCACATCACAGAAGTTGAGCCAGAAGCGGTTCTCATGAACAAAGCCAGCTGGTCAGGCACCTGACCGGCGGCCCAGCGGTCGAGATCCTCACCGATGCCGGCAACCAGCAACTCGGAGCTCAGACCCGCGGACGCGTCGCGACACCACCGCACCGCAACTTCGAGAAGGATGCCCCGGAGTGGTACGAGGAGACGCACGGGCGTCAGCGCAAGGCACACTCCTCACGCCGCATCCGAACCGGACACGGCATCGCCCACCTGAAGAACCGGCGGGCCCCGGCACGCCGTCCCGGCCGCCGCGAGCACATGGACGACACCGTCCACGCCATCGCCGGCCTCCTGTCCCAGCAGCGAACAGACCGGATCCTGGCCCGGCAGACCTGAGGACCGAGACCCCGCCCTGGCCCTCGACGTCCCACCACCAACCGTGCACGAGCCGTCAGGCAAGCGATCCCTGCGACATCCACGGGAGCCGAAGCAGCACACACCGACCGCGCACGGGTGCGGCCCGGCAGAGCAACCCCTGCCGGGCCGTAACCGTTCCTCCCGATGCCGCCACGCCGCCGAGGTCCGCACCCGCACGAACGACACGCACCGCACCGCACCGCACCCAGCCATGGGCACTCCCCACCAACGGGCCCGTACGGTGTTCGCGAACTCCGCAGCGGCATCACCGCGGGCCGCCCATCACCGCGGGCCTCCCATCACCGCGCGGCAGCGAAAGGCCTGGGCAGCGATCACGCCGGTCTCCTGACGGCCCCCGTGCGTTCACACGGTGGGTACAGGCGCTGCCACGTAGCGCGCAGAGCTGGCGGACGGCGCGAATCGGGCTGGTGTCCGGGCTGGTCCCGGCTCTGCCACGGGGGAAGGCAGATCACTGTCCGCACGGACGGAGCAGGCCGTGCAGGACGAGGCTGGAGAGTGTGTCGGCCAGGCTTTCCCTGTCCTGTTCCGCCGCTGGCGCGGCCGCTGGGTTCAGGCGGTCGGCGACGGGATCCTGGGCGAGTGCCAGCGCGGGTCCTGTGATGGCGGTGTACAGGACATGCGGGGGGACCCGCGGGATACGGCCGGCTGCCACGAGGTTGTTGACGGCCGGCTCGATACTGTCCCAGAACGGCTGGATGAAGCGCTGATGCAGGTAGTCCAGGCGCTCGGAGTCGCGGGTCGACTCATCCGCCAGCAGCCGGTTCTTCGCCGAGGCGTTCGCCGATCGCCGGTAGAGCTGAACGATCACACCGGTCAGGTGCTCGTCGTCATCGCCCGGCTTGGCCAGCTGACGGTTGAAGTCGTCCTGGTCATCCCGCATCGCGAAGTCCACGACAGCGCGCCAGAAGGTGTCCTTCGACCCGTAGCGGTCATTGATGAAGTTGTGGCTCACCTCAAGGCGCCGCGCCAGCTCCCGCACCGTGGTCGCGGCATAGCCGAGCTCCGCGAAGGCCTCGAGCCCGCGCCGGAGAATCTCGCCCTCATCCAGTTGCGCAGGGGCGTACCTGCTCCGTGCCGGCGACTTCGCGGCCCTTCGGTTTCGATCGGTCATTCTTCACCATTCGTTCGCAGCGGCCACTGACGTCGCACCCGCGGATCTCGGGGACGGGTACTTCTTCGGACCCGCCGGGCCCGGCAGCCGGCAAGACCACCCGTCCACGGACCGCAGGCGTCCGGGAAAAGCATAGGCGCCCCACTT is drawn from Streptomyces sp. NBC_00178 and contains these coding sequences:
- a CDS encoding alpha/beta fold hydrolase, whose protein sequence is MDIRRRNNVTVTGRADGPVLLLAHGFGCDQNLWRLVVPALAERYRVVLFDYVGSGRADPSAWDERRYSSLEGYAQDVLEVADELDLRDVTFVGHSVSAMVGVLTAAKAPERISRLVMVAPSPCYIDDEGYRGGFSAEDIDELLESLESNYLGWSAAMAPVIMGNADRPELGQELTNSFCATDPDMARVFARTTFLSDSRQDLKTVTVPTLILECRQDVIAPREVGAYVRDVIPDSRLVTLEATGHCPQLSAPQATAEAITDFMGAAR
- a CDS encoding STAS domain-containing protein, which produces MRPLTITVRDAVTGPVLEITGDLDYETAPELRRTVDSLTLTAGQLLVLDLADLAFCDSSGISALISARSQAVEHGARIALATVPAHTARILRIVGLDQVFAIHANVATATAGS
- a CDS encoding MerR family transcriptional regulator, with amino-acid sequence MTADDSFGRLDDDDYPAYTMGRAADMLHTTQGFLRAIGEARLITPLRSPGGHRRYSRYQLRIAARARELVDNGTPIEAACRIVILEDQLEEAQRINAEYRRTAQSAPTD
- a CDS encoding DUF6193 family natural product biosynthesis protein, with amino-acid sequence MAEDVITEAEWMSLLASDRVDGDLVRAAYAEPRLRQLFPRVGMWELHFSRCTEHPRTWEVPCIAPRRGGGYVVAGPSRVELVGEADTAEAAVEMVANRLPPGCGRAVVANRHDLAALTQEG
- a CDS encoding SpoIIE family protein phosphatase gives rise to the protein MCRTGPSVPEPGEEHDVDSTDAAFTSLLEDSAEELYEQAPCGYLSTLMDGTIAKINTTLLDWLGLKRSQVVGRMRFADMLTVGGKLYHETHFAPLLQMKGEVSGIAMDIKTAGEQWIPVLVTSKVKTSENGEPTLIRTTVFDARDRRAYEAELLRGRKAAEEARRQSEADRLRLQEALAVLQQSLLPAELPAVPGMEADSYYHTASPDLLGGDFYDLFPLDGGRWAFFLGDVCGKGPQAAAVTSLARYTLRAAALHNADPVRTLSTLNTVLHDRYAGGEGRYCTAVFGILEIGDHHAGVHLASGGHPSALIQHADGSADYLPTPGGLLVGVLPQAPFVAARTRLLPGDTLLLYTDGLTEARTGPDRERYGEDALRAFTAAQPPAGPQALITALSGLLTSFGDGLDDDTALLALGIPATLPTSAKEDLT
- a CDS encoding TetR/AcrR family transcriptional regulator is translated as MTDRNRRAAKSPARSRYAPAQLDEGEILRRGLEAFAELGYAATTVRELARRLEVSHNFINDRYGSKDTFWRAVVDFAMRDDQDDFNRQLAKPGDDDEHLTGVIVQLYRRSANASAKNRLLADESTRDSERLDYLHQRFIQPFWDSIEPAVNNLVAAGRIPRVPPHVLYTAITGPALALAQDPVADRLNPAAAPAAEQDRESLADTLSSLVLHGLLRPCGQ